The proteins below come from a single Mya arenaria isolate MELC-2E11 chromosome 6, ASM2691426v1 genomic window:
- the LOC128239332 gene encoding headcase protein homolog yields MPHQKHAKHARNNGIRADTNNNVQNGHAVNVNNNNGGNPQNGQRMQPCCMPGSCPLKEELIDTEDVGDAVRVACNNELCVVGNWMHKSCFDSWEESVLAYLRSCGRARSWSEKQRLQNLWTKKGYDLAFKACDCSCGKGHLRKDLDYIRPVRVDNALKKKPKKKIEPSKPALNNAVHNNHAVVAATRERRPSGNNNTNANLNAAKVNSQKADQSDTNGNAVPQTVAVGQRNGMQIHIRKASPSIIILNKHSERKSDDRIRANSISSTGSSPPNSASSMTSSSSSPVPQSPQSSGSTVKQRFEFDTVPSPGSSPTSGMVMNNLFRRRMDLSAFNILPKHKQNPYHIKMEDDVTPGSDDVHMFVLNHLGNYKVSSLNCVLCKNELCIFEKYPLIDGTLFLSPQAYDNQALQVISEGRLQYINAVCVLCLEGANDISCAACKCKWDGSSLLLGSMYSYDIFAAMPCCQKRLTCKHCHRAVVDVFSGLQYFSEYSRMIPCPYCKAYDYHFIRPLNETFSVKMSIWH; encoded by the coding sequence ATGCCACACCAAAAACACGCGAAACATGCTCGTAATAATGGCATACGAGCGGACACAAACAACAACGTGCAAAATGGCCACGCCGTCAacgtaaacaacaacaatggagGCAATCCGCAGAATGGTCAAAGAATGCAACCATGTTGCATGCCTGGGAGCTGCCCTCTCAAGGAGGAGCTGATTGACACCGAAGATGTTGGAGATGCAGTTCGAGTTGCGTGTAATAATGAGCTCTGTGTTGTCGGAAATTGGATGCACAAAAGTTGTTTCGACAGTTGGGAAGAGTCCGTGCTGGCGTATCTGCGCTCGTGCGGTCGTGCACGCAGCTGGAGTGAAAAACAGCGTCTGCAAAACCTGTGGACCAAGAAAGGGTATGATTTGGCTTTCAAAGCATGCGATTGTTCCTGTGGCAAGGGGCATCTACGAAAGGATTTGGACTACATTCGTCCAGTGCGAGTTGATAACGCTTTGAAAAAGAAACCAAAGAAGAAAATCGAGCCATCAAAACCAGCTCTCAACAATGCTGTGCACAACAATCATGCTGTTGTTGCTGCAACTAGAGAGAGAAGGCCCTCAGGAAATAACAACACTAATGCAAATCTAAATGCTGCTAAAGTCAACTCTCAAAAAGCTGACCAAAGTGATACCAATGGTAATGCAGTTCCACAAACAGTTGCTGTTGGACAGAGAAATGGCATGCAAATACATATAAGAAAAGCTTCACCCAGTATTATCATTCTGAACAAGCACTCTGAACGCAAAAGTGATGACCGTATACGAGCCAACAGTATATCTAGCACAGGAAGTAGTCCTCCTAACTCTGCCTCATCGATGACTTCCAGCTCCAGCTCCCCAGTGCCTCAATCCCCGCAATCGTCCGGGTCAACTGTGAAGCAAAGATTCGAGTTTGACACAGTCCCAAGCCCAGGGTCAAGTCCAACTTCAGGAATGGTCATGAACAACTTGTTCAGGAGACGCATGGATCTGTCAGCCTTCAACATACTACCTAAACACAAGCAGAATCCGTACCACATCAAAATGGAAGATGATGTCACGCCAGGGTCGGATGATGTCCACATGTTTGTACTCAATCACCTTGGCAACTACAAAGTTTCATCTTTGAACTGTGTTCTTTGCAAAAATGAGctttgtatatttgaaaagtaCCCGCTGATTGATGGAACATTGTTTCTTTCACCACAAGCCTATGACAATCAGGCTCTGCAAGTTATTTCTGAAGGTCGCCTTCAGTACATAAATGCAGTGTGTGTCTTGTGCCTTGAAGGAGCGAACGACATAAGTTGCGCTGCGTGCAAGTGCAAATGGGATGGAAGTTCCTTACTTCTGGGCTCAATGTATTCGTACGACATCTTTGCAGCTATGCCTTGCTGCCAGAAACGACTCACATGCAAGCACTGTCATCGCGCCGTGGTTGACGTGTTCAGCGGCCTGCAGTACTTCAGCGAGTACAGTCGAATGATACCATGTCCTTATTGCAAGGCCTACGACTACCATTTCATACGGCCACTGAACGAAACCTTCTCTGTTAAGATGTCTATATGGCATTGA